Part of the Leishmania major strain Friedlin complete genome, chromosome 7 genome is shown below.
AGCGGGGGCGGCGGAAGACGCTGCGGACTGGGGCGAGGCGATGCAGTGGTATCGACGGGCGGCTGAGGCCGGGTACCCGCCATCGCAGCTGAACTTGGGGAAACTGCTCCTTGCAGCGAGTGAGCATGCCCAAAGTGCGGgctccgccgctgcgccacaggTGGCGCATCTTTTCACGGAGGCCAAGCGCTGGCTtcacgcgtgcgctgcaACCGGCGTAGAGGAGGCAGTGCGCCTCGTGAAGCGCATCGAGGAGCAAGGTGCGCGCTAAGGAGCCCTGCTGCGCACTCGTTAGGATCGGTGGGGGACTACCATGGAGTTGTATGTGTCTATCCATATATAGAAAGAAAGAGCTGCAACGGACGTGCTCATCATGGCTGTCTGTCCGTCATCATCTCTTTCTCGGTCTCTCCGCCGTGCTCGCTGCATCATCTTTCTCTTGGCATATTGTCCGTGGTagtgtgtctctctccttgGCAGCGAACAGAGGCGTACTTGCACGCGACGAGAGGGGATGACGCATGGCGGGAGGAGAGCGCCAAACAAGATGTGTACTCAAGAGCGATGATggcatgcgcgcatgcgtgtgggcgtgctTGTCTTTGCGTGACTGGCTGCCGCAACTTCACGTCTCGCGTGCCCTCAGAGCAGGCTCATTCCTGCTTCTTGTACTTCGTTGCCCCCACCTTTCCTTCCGTGACGCAGACGCGTGCCGACACTCGCTCGCTTCTCCAGTTTGAAGCGGACCGCACGCGCGAGCGCAGACCACGCGTGAGCTGTGCACACCGACACGGACACCGTAGCGCGGCGATGTGCTCACACCGCTCCTTCACCCTCTTGAGAACCTCAGAGCGCTCTGGCTGCCCATCTGCCTTCCTGCGGAACTCACCGCCAGCACAGCTTTTGCGTGGCGCGCTGCCCCACTCTTCGCCACTTtacctctctcttctcccttctcctctcctctacAACTTCTCCATGCGCATCTCGGCAGTACTTGAATccctccgccgccccctccccccacacccccCTGCCCCACCTTAACGTGGGTGGTAGCCTCCGAAACGTCCTTAAAGTCTCGTTGGTGCATACATTTTTTCGTCGACTCCTGTGCGGCTCTTCTTGCTGCCGTCATCGTCATCGGCGTCAGCGCCCGTTCTCGCCGTCGTTGTTGCTCTGTGCCCGTGCGAGTAAGCGGGTCATTCGCTTCGATCCTCCCCGCACGCATCTCACgtgcgtcggtgccgccactGTCGCTCCCTGCGGCTTCTTCCTGTCCTTATCGATCTCTCGTAGGCCACGCCCAGCACACCCTCGTCACCAGCCATGCCGACCGAGAACATTGTTGAGAACACCATGATCCGGCAGCTCCGGCTCCTGCGGCGCCGTGAATGGTACACCTGGATCACTGTGTGGCCCTTCACTGTGCTCTACGTCGTCTCCGTCGTCCTCTACCTCTACCCCGAGCTCGTCTGGGACCGCGTGACGTACCTGGTGCACCAGACGTACATCGACTTCTTTCACGCCATCTGCTTTCCCATTCTCGTCTTCCTTcactccttcctctccctgtTCACGATTTGGTCCGTGCGGTTTCGCGCTCGCATCATTTATCGGGCTGTGGCGATGGAGCAGCTAACAGAGGTGACGGATGTCCTGGTGGAGACGCACCTGCACAAGGGCGAGTCGGAGATCGTGCCACTGCATcaggagggcgacgacggtCAGCCGCCATATTTTCTGTTCCAGCAGCGTAAGTGGAAGCTGGACGGGCGTGGTGGTGTCTTTGTGAAGCCGCGCTTCCCTACAAAGCACAGTTTCTCCTACTATATTCACTGGGAAGGTCTCAACAAGGAGGCGGACCGCACGAAGCAGGTGGACGCGTACGGGCTCAACAAGATGGAGGTGGTCATCCCCGAGTTCCAGGACCTTTTCGTCGACCATGCGCTCTCCCCGTTCTTCGTCTTTCAAATGTTTTGTGTGCTGCTTTGGTGCCTCGACGAGTACTGGTACTACTCCCTCTTCACCGGCTTCATGATGGTGGGCATGGAGTGCACGACGGTCTACCAGCGCATCCGCAACATGCGCACACTCCGCGACATGGCGGAGGTGCCAGTACGCGACATCGACGTCATGCGTGGCGGCAAGCGCGTCACGATCAAGACCGATGCTCTGTTGCCGCTGGATATCATCGTGGTGCCGAGCAACGCCCCGTGCCCGGTTGACGCGTTGCTGGTGAAAGGCACTGCGGTAGTGAACGAGGCGACTCTGACAGGCGAGTCGACGCCGCAGCTTAAGGAGGCGCCGGATGACGTGGATGTAGCCCTCAGCGTCAAGAAGCACGCGCGGCACATGCTCTTCTCTGGCACTCAGATTCTGCTCAGCAATGGCCCTCACGAGGCCTCAGAGGAGGGCGCGCACAACCGCGACAGGAGCACGGCGCTCGCCGTCGTGCTGAAGACGGGCTTCGAGACAAAGCAAGGCAAGCTGCTGCGTACCATCCTGCACAGTCAGGGCCGGGTCAGTGAGAACAGCGGCGAGGCCTTTGGCTTCATTGGCGTGCTCGTGGTCTTCGCGCTGGCAGCCAGCGGCTACCTGCTGAAGCGTGGCCTCGCAGATccgcaccgcagccggtGGAAGCTCTTCCTGTCCTGCGTGCAGATCGTCACTTCCGTGGTGCCGCCGGAGCTTCCGATGGAGCTGTCGCTGGCCGTCAACACGACTCTGCTTGCGCTGACGAAGCTGCAGGTGTTCTGCACGGAGCCGTTCCGCATTCCGTACGCTGGAAAGGTAGACACATGCTGCTTCGACAAGACCGGCACCCTCACCACGGACGAGATGCTCTTCGGCGGTGTGGACATGATCGATGGCAAGGGGCTGTTGAACAAACTAAAGGCAATTCCGAAGTACTCGGAGATGGTGCTGGCCACGTGCCACTCCCTCGTCTACCTCGACGAAGAGACACTGGCCGGAGATGAGATGGAGAAggccgccatcaccgctcTGGGCTACCGCATCGACAGCGAGGGCAGCATCCTCTACGACCCCAAGCTTCCCAGGGGTGGTGACAGGGAGGGGCAGGCGACGGCCAAGAAaggggccgcggcgccacaaACGACGTACAAGGTTCTCCTGCGTTTTCCTTTCCTCGCcacgctgcgccgcatggcCTGCGTCGTCTCCGCCCCAGATGGCAAGTACATCGTCGCCAAGGGCTCGCCGGAGTCCATCACTGCCCTGTGTGAGTCTGTCCCTGCAGACTGCCTGAAAATCGccgaggagacggcggctAAGGGGTACCGCGTCATCGCCCTTGCGTATCGCTCGCTGACAGATGCGGAGCGGGCGTCGAAGGAGACCAttcttgcgctgcgccgcgagaaCATCGAGAAGAAGCTGCAGTTTGCCGGTCTCGCCGTGTATGTTTGCCCGCTAAAGAAGGACGCCAAGGAGACGATCGAAAACTTGACGGGTGGCAGCCACCGCTGTGTCATCATCACCGGCGACAGTGTGCAGACGGCTATCTCGGTCGGCAAGGACGTGTCGATGCTGCTGTGCAAACGCCAGCTGGTGGCGAAGGACGCGGCGGGTGGCGGAGTAGAGTGGGTGGACTCGGTGCCGAGCGTGGTGCAGCCGGGGACAGCCCAGGACATCATCGCCAACACCTTCCAGCGCAGCCGTCGCCACCTGGCGCCGCGCGAGGGCGAGTGGGACCTCTGCGTGAACGCGGAGACGATCAGCCCGGAGTCGATGCAGCACATCATAGAGACGTACAACGAGCATGTCACCATCTGGGCTCGCTGCGCTCCGACGCAGAAGGAGGAAATCGTTACAGATCTCAAGAAGAAGAACCACGTTGTCATGAtggccggcgacggcacgaACGACGTTGGTGCGCTCAAGCAGGCACACGCCGGCATTGCCGTGCTGAACTCGGCCTCGGTCGCCCCCAAGGCGGAGAACAAGGAGCTGGTGGTTGgcccgcagccgcacaaCGAGCCGGATGTGCCGGCCGATCTGAAGGTGCCGCCAAATTTCAAGTTCACGGTCCTGCCTCCCGAGCCGCCGGTGGGGACGCCGTTCATGCAGATGATGCAGTGGAAGAtgctggaggcgaagcgcAAGGTGGAGATCAAGCAGATCACGGCGTGGAACAAGCAGCTGAAGGAAGCGGAAAAGGCCAAGGCAGGCAAGAAGGCGGccgtgccgccaccgccatcgaaTGGCACCGGCGACTCGGACTTCCTGATGGAGTCCCTCTTCAACTCGGATGACGAGAATATGGGCGGTCCGCCGATGATCAAGCTCGGCGACGCGTCCATCGCGGCGCCGTTCACGTGCCGCTCCAAGGCTCTTACCTCCGTGTGCGACATCATCCGGCTTGGCCGCACGACGCTTGTGACGACGCACATGATGTACAAGATCCTCGCCCTGAACTGCCTGACACAGGCGTACTCCATGTCGGTGCTGCACTGCGCTGGCGTGAAGTTTGGCGAGAAGCAGATGATCTTGGCAGGCATCATCTTGTCTGTGTGCTTCCTCTTCATGTCTCGCAGCAAGCCGCTGACGCACCTGTGCCGCCAGCGGCCTGTCACGAAGGTGTTCCACCCGTACATGATCTGCACAGTCTTCTTCCAGTTTGCGCTGCATCTATACTGCATGATGAAGACGTTGTGGatggtggcggaggtggacgcgGCGACCATGAGCGACATGGGCAAGAACTACGAGGACGTCGAGTTCAAGCCGACGCTGTTGAACTCCACCATGTTCCTCCTTACCACCCTCATCTCCGGCGTCACGTTTGCGGTGAACTACCGCGGCGAGCCATTCATGCAGGGCATACGCAAAAACCGCCCCATGCTGATTGCCCTCATCATCCTCGGCTTCGTCGTCTTCTGCTTCGCCTCCGAGGCGAGCCCGGAGCTCAACGAGGAGTTCGAAATCACCGTCTTTCCCACCGAGGAGTTCCGCACGCGCTTCACGCAGCTCCTCTTGCTCGACGCGTTCGGCTGCTTTGTGATTGAGAAGGCTTCGCTGATGCTCTTCACGGACTACTGAGCAGTGAGTGATCCACCACACGGTGTCGGGGTTTTGTGGCGGGCAGAGAAAGGAACGGCAAATGGGGCTAGACTGCTGCAGTGGATGTTTTGCGGAGTACTCGAGAGGTGGGTGGGCAAGTTCGGGTTCGCAATGCGGAGAGCTGCACGTTGCAGTGACCGCTGCAACCCAGGTCGTCGCAGAGGTTGCGGTCACACGAGTAGTGCAGTccgttgccccccccccctctccttgtAAGGGGCTCTCTGTGAACGCCTTCCTCGCTGTGCTGAGTGGACTCGGAGCACATGCGTGGATGGATCGATCGGTGACTTTTCTCCTCGTGTTCGTGCCGTTTCTCTCTATCCTTGCGCGGTTCTGCGTGTCCgcgtctccgtgtgtgcgtgtgcgtgtgtgcggaggCACACCGACGTAGGCATTCGAAGATGCACCACCGCGGGCTTTGCTTTCCGGGCACGCTTGTGTGCCCGCGTGCGTCATCGCGCCCCTCCTCacctttttttgttttcatATCTCATGGTGTGGTTCTATCAATTGCTGGCCTGTGGGGTCGTCCGCTGCTTGCCtggaggtgtgcgcgtgtgtgcgcgtgtgatggcgtttttctcctcctctgttgATTGAgtgggtgcgcgtgcgtgcgccagtgaCGTTGTGTTGTGACGTACTGGTGCCTCGCGTCTCGTTGCTTGACggtttggggggggggagtagACTTTCTTGTGAGtgtggttgtggtggtgctccACCATCTGCGTATGtggagcgggggggggggcgggcgggcgggagTGTGATGGTGGTGACAAGGGATACGGGCAGCCCCATatgatgggggaggggtcgaGCGGACATCCGTACTGGTGTCTTCTCTGTCTTCCCGCTCGTCCATCACGCAGTGCCTCTACAACTGCTactttctcgctctctctccctcgtcgaCATTGCCAGCTGCGGCACTATCGTGAGGTCGGTGTTgaccgctgcctcgctgtcTATGGTTGTTCTCTTCGGTGCTGTGTCTCTGTGGTGTAACTCATCTTAATACTGTAAGTTCTTCCGGCGCTCTTCTAATCGCTTGccgcgcgtctgcgcgcacGAGAGGCATGCGTTACGCGTGTGCCAAGGAAAGTCAGAAGGAGtgccccaccacctccatcgTCCCCCCGGCTGCGCCCGTCCTCcacttcttctttttttttgtttttctttttcgcgtgtgcgtgactTGGACGGCCACCATGGCGAAGAGCACAGCTCGCTGGAGAAACATCGACACTCAACGtacacacgcgtgcaggGCGCACAgcgtctgtctctctcggTAGGCTGGCGGCCATCGTCGAGGCGCCCTCCATGCATGGGGACAGGTGCAGCAGttggcgtgtgtggtgaTCGTGATTGAActttttttctttcgaaCGTGGGGTGACAAGGGATGGTGCTGACCGGCATGGATTCGGTCGTCTCTCTGCGGTCCTCTagccccccttctctccactctctcctcccctctcacGTCGCATTCCATGCTCTCGTTCTCTTGATGGCACGCCTCAGCCATGCGCTCCACCGGATGTGTTTGCGCACGCCTGTGGCACGAGCCGTGGCCGGTGCTCCCGACTACATCATCCCAACGGGCGCGTTCTCTACTTCTGTCTGTCCTTGGCCTTGCCTCTTCCTTCGCTGTCTTGCCCGCTTCCCTGCCGTTGTGCACCCAGCGGACGTGGTTCCTGTGGTGCCGCGTGTCACATTTGGCGAGCTTGCACGCGCGTTGCACACAACCACGCAGCCTTGCAGCACATCCCGTGGCGTGTCCGTTCTCTAGAAAGCACTGCCTCTCCGTTTCTCGTTTTGTGCGCGTAGTGTGAGCGCCACAATCATGTCCTCgcctgcagcgacgccgatggcggACGCCGGAGAGGAGCGGCCGCCATTGACGGCACCAGCACCCACCGAAGACAACCTactgcctgctgcggcggccacgaATGCTGCCGCCAATGACGACGACCTCTCCACCCTCTCCACTCAGGTCTACCTGGAGCGCACGGTGCTGGGGGTGCTGGCGCTTGCTCTGGAGGACGTGTGCCGAGTGCGACCGCCGAATCCCGTAGACTACCTCGGCAGCTATCTTCTCCGTAGATCGACCGCGAACAACACCGTCGAGGTGACCTACGAGGACACCGTTCCCAAGGCCGTACCGACTACCGATGAGTGAGGTGGTCGTGAGGCGTggcggagggggtggcgtGTCTTGCATCCCGTGCACGTCTACCGGTAGCGGTGTCGTCCTCTTGGATGCTTCACTGAGGGCACCTTCCCCCCTGCTTTCTTTTGCACTCACTGAGCCGCGACTGCCACTCTgctcgccgcggcgtgcGACCGCCCATGAAAgccgagctgcagcggcgggctTAGGGCGGAGGGCGGAAGAAGGTGGAGTTCGTGCTTCCCTTCTTGGTTTTTAGGGACGCGAGCTTGGCGTGCACATTTTTTGGGGATAATGATGTACACTGACTTTCCAAACTGGCAtggcgaggcagagagagagagagagagaggggccTGAAACGTGGACCAGGAAGGTTCAAGGAGAGGGGTGACGATGCCCTCGACGTGGTGGCATAACATGCCTCGCTCGCGACTTCCTCGGCTCCCAGCTTTCCCGCATGCGTGTGTTGTTTTTCTTCACTCTTCTGCTCTCGACTCCGTTTTGGGCGATCCCGCGAGCTACGAAACGATGTGCAGGATAACGGCACTCGCTGCACGTGTAATGCAACGGAAACAGATTCATGCTGCACGCATACCCAGCCGCGAGATACGCGGCGGGGCTGTGCACTGACTACACGTTTGCTTTGGGCGATCTTTCCCCGCACCCTGTACTCCGCCCTCCACCGAGCGCGTGCTaaccggcacgcacgcgctctctctctcgttgtcCTGTTTCGATTCGTTTCCCTCTtataaacacacacacacacacacacgtttATGCGCATGCACAGGCCTCTGTATACATCCATGTTATCCCccgtctttctcttgcttCGGTCGCCTGCCTTGCTCGCTCCGTCTTCCTTTTATTCGTtcggtgccggcgccacgTACGCCCAGGCACACGCGGACATAAGCACGTGCAACTGGATCGTGTGCAACCATGTGGCAGACTGTCGTGCGGCGATATCGACTCCAGCCCACGTCCCTCGCAGCCTTCCTCGAGTCCAACTGCATGGTAGCTAAGCCGcccacagcggcgctgcataGCGACTCGAACCTTGTCGTCGCTGAAACCAACAGCCTCAGCATCTTTGAAA
Proteins encoded:
- a CDS encoding putative cation-transporting ATPase, with the protein product MPTENIVENTMIRQLRLLRRREWYTWITVWPFTVLYVVSVVLYLYPELVWDRVTYLVHQTYIDFFHAICFPILVFLHSFLSLFTIWSVRFRARIIYRAVAMEQLTEVTDVLVETHLHKGESEIVPLHQEGDDGQPPYFLFQQRKWKLDGRGGVFVKPRFPTKHSFSYYIHWEGLNKEADRTKQVDAYGLNKMEVVIPEFQDLFVDHALSPFFVFQMFCVLLWCLDEYWYYSLFTGFMMVGMECTTVYQRIRNMRTLRDMAEVPVRDIDVMRGGKRVTIKTDALLPLDIIVVPSNAPCPVDALLVKGTAVVNEATLTGESTPQLKEAPDDVDVALSVKKHARHMLFSGTQILLSNGPHEASEEGAHNRDRSTALAVVLKTGFETKQGKLLRTILHSQGRVSENSGEAFGFIGVLVVFALAASGYLLKRGLADPHRSRWKLFLSCVQIVTSVVPPELPMELSLAVNTTLLALTKLQVFCTEPFRIPYAGKVDTCCFDKTGTLTTDEMLFGGVDMIDGKGLLNKLKAIPKYSEMVLATCHSLVYLDEETLAGDEMEKAAITALGYRIDSEGSILYDPKLPRGGDREGQATAKKGAAAPQTTYKVLLRFPFLATLRRMACVVSAPDGKYIVAKGSPESITALCESVPADCLKIAEETAAKGYRVIALAYRSLTDAERASKETILALRRENIEKKLQFAGLAVYVCPLKKDAKETIENLTGGSHRCVIITGDSVQTAISVGKDVSMLLCKRQLVAKDAAGGGVEWVDSVPSVVQPGTAQDIIANTFQRSRRHLAPREGEWDLCVNAETISPESMQHIIETYNEHVTIWARCAPTQKEEIVTDLKKKNHVVMMAGDGTNDVGALKQAHAGIAVLNSASVAPKAENKELVVGPQPHNEPDVPADLKVPPNFKFTVLPPEPPVGTPFMQMMQWKMLEAKRKVEIKQITAWNKQLKEAEKAKAGKKAAVPPPPSNGTGDSDFLMESLFNSDDENMGGPPMIKLGDASIAAPFTCRSKALTSVCDIIRLGRTTLVTTHMMYKILALNCLTQAYSMSVLHCAGVKFGEKQMILAGIILSVCFLFMSRSKPLTHLCRQRPVTKVFHPYMICTVFFQFALHLYCMMKTLWMVAEVDAATMSDMGKNYEDVEFKPTLLNSTMFLLTTLISGVTFAVNYRGEPFMQGIRKNRPMLIALIILGFVVFCFASEASPELNEEFEITVFPTEEFRTRFTQLLLLDAFGCFVIEKASLMLFTDY